The following proteins are encoded in a genomic region of Deltaproteobacteria bacterium:
- the rpsG gene encoding 30S ribosomal protein S7, which translates to MSRKRVAAKRKIAPDPKYKSVLVSKFINNLMKKGKKSTAQSILYGAFDILEEKAKKDPLAAFQSALENVRPVVEVKSRRVGGSTYQVPTEVRPARRQALSMRWIIGFAKARGEKTMAAKLAGELIDASNERGAAIKKKEDTHRMAEANKAFAHYRW; encoded by the coding sequence GCGAAAAATAGCCCCAGACCCAAAATACAAGAGCGTGCTGGTTTCCAAATTTATCAATAATCTGATGAAAAAGGGGAAAAAGAGCACTGCTCAATCGATTCTCTACGGCGCGTTTGACATCCTGGAAGAAAAAGCAAAGAAAGATCCATTAGCCGCTTTTCAATCTGCACTTGAAAATGTCAGACCCGTGGTGGAGGTGAAATCGCGGAGGGTGGGCGGTTCCACTTACCAGGTGCCTACAGAGGTCAGACCGGCCAGGAGACAGGCCCTAAGCATGAGATGGATTATCGGCTTTGCCAAGGCAAGGGGTGAGAAGACGATGGCCGCCAAATTGGCCGGAGAGCTGATTGATGCGTCCAATGAAAGAGGTGCCGCGATTAAGAAGAAAGAAGACACTCACAGGATGGCCGAGGCCAATAAGGCGTTTGCACACTATCGCTGGTAG